The sequence below is a genomic window from Lolium perenne isolate Kyuss_39 chromosome 4, Kyuss_2.0, whole genome shotgun sequence.
TGTTTTTTTGCCATGTTTCAAATTTCAGATGAATTTCATTGTGATTTCAAAATATATGTTTTTGTACTATATTTTTATTGTGATTTCAAAATTATAAGACTTAAAGATGAAAACGATCTTGACAATAGAAAGACAACAATACAAACAATTCATAAATCTAGGCTTTGTGCTTTGGGTGGATGGAGAGACCGATAGGATACATGTCTTAAAATGCATGGTAAATGGGTGGACGGAGAGGGAACAACCAATAGGTTTCgcaaaaaaaagaagagagagagcAGAACCAATAGGATGGcgagtgtgtctttgtgtgacttTGTTGTGTGCATGGATCTCAAATGACAAATCAATAATGGAATAGCGTTGTGCAGATGAGAGAGGTGCCAAATGATCTATTTGCCATTACTACCGCTTATTTTCTATGTATTCTTACCCTATTAGTTTCATAATTTTGGTACGTTTTTTCCTTGCACTTTTCTAAGGAAAAGGCATGAACCTTTTTTTGTATGTACATTAACATATTTTCTGCTAAAATGAAGTTTGAtccaaaatacttcatatgataacTTTTTTCTAAAATAAGCAAGCAAATATTTCATAGGATTAACATGACAACATTTATTTTGGTGTGAAAAATTTGTCTAAATTTCCCGAACATTGTTTTTGAAAAGCAATCATGAATTTTTTTATTacttatttatttttcaatttagtTGCTATGTTGCTTCTTATTAATTATATTATTATATTAATTTTCTATTTGAAGTTATCTAAGATAATTTGCTCTCTTATTGGATGTTGTGATTTTCAATGCAACTTGAATTGGTTATTCACATAtctaagtagtactaataaatgtAACACTAGTTTATCCCATTTTTGTCATCCCATTTTTCTCTAGAATCTTGTCTAAATCACAATGGAGggagtgagtatttttagataaatgACATGAGTTGAGACCAAGTAAAAATATACGATATAAAAAATAGAACTTCTGATATTAAAAAACAAATCAAAAAATTGTTCAAAGTTGTAATCATaatatgaaaattgttcaaagttgtactcataataatttccatgaTGTGGATTGACATGCATGCTGCATTTTATTAAAGACATTACTTCTAGTACATAACAGAATAGAAGTTAATTAGATGCAGAACCATTTTTGTTTTTTGCGGGGAATGCAGAAGAACCAATCTAGCAGAGAGACTGTACGGGGCGTACGGCCATAAAAAATGAAGGGGCATCATCTATCTGCTGGCTATACGGCCACAGAAAATTCAGAAATCGAAGCAACAAAGCCTGTTCGTAATTATTTGACTTTGCGAACTCTTGTGAGAGAACAAACTGTATACATCATGCCCACAGTATAGCGCTGGTCAAGAAAACGATTCGGCCCGACCGCATATGCCGATATACGTGCTCTCCATTACCAAAAAAGAAATCAACGGCGCGCAAGCAATATATTTCACAAGCTGGCCAGTGGCCAGCTAGCGTGAGTGCGCGGTCATGCATGCATGTCACCTCACCCAGCTATAAGTACGCTAGGCACACGCCATGTGTCTCTCACCTCCATTTGCTCAAGCACAGCAGCCATTCCAAAATCTTGCTAGCGATCAATGGCGCACAGGAGGGCAGCGTTTCTTCTAGCAGTGGCGCTAACTGTGCTGGGCCTCGCCACCACTCAGGCGCAGCTACAGAATGGGTTCTACAAGGGCAAGTGTGGCGCCAACGACGTGGAGGCGATCGTGCAGGGCGTCGTCAAGGCTCGCTTCTCCCGCGAACCCGCCGTCGTCGCCCACCTGCTGCGCTTGCAGTTCCACGAGTGCGGCGTCAATGTATGTACTCCCTCCATCACATGCAAAtcgtctgaaatttttcaaattttttgatGTGTCTACATACTCAATAGTGTATAGATATATCTAGATTTTGACAAATTTCATGAGACGGAGGAAGGATTTGTATACTCTAGGACACCCAGTAGAGTTCATGCATTGCTTGCATCCATGGATTGATCTGATTTTGATTCTCGTATCTGTAGGGCTGTGACGGCGGGCTTCTGATCGATGGTCCGGGGACGGAGAAGACGGCGCCGCCGAACCTGAGCGTGAAGGGCTACGACCTGATCGCGGACGTGAAGACGGAGCTCGAGAAGCGGTGCCCGGGCGTGGTCTCCTGCTCCGACATCGAGATCCTCGCCACCAGGGACGCGGTCCGTCTGGCCGGCGGGAACGCGTACGCGGTGCGCACCGGGCGGAGGGACAGGCGGCAGTCCAAGGCGGGCGACGTGAACCTGCCGGGGCCGGAGAGCACGGTGGCGCAGGCCACCGCTTTCTTCGGCAAGCTCGGGCTCGGGCAGATGGACATGGTGCTGCTGCTGGGCGCGCACACGGTGGGCGTGACGCACTGCAGCGCCATCAAGAGCAGCCGCCTCTACAGCTACGGCGGCAAGGCCGGCGCCACTGACCCGAGCCTGGACCCCTACTACGCGTTCGTGTACAAGAACTACGTGTGCCCCAACAAGCCGTCGTCGGACGACACCGTCGTGTTCCTGGACGACCAGTGGAGCgcgctcaaggtggacaagagttTCTACAAGATGCTGCAGAAACGCCGCGGTGTGCTCTCCGTCGACCAGAACCTCTACGGCTATGGCGCCCCCACCAGGTGGATGGTGGACATGCTCGCCAACACTGAAAACTTCAGCTGGCTCTTCCCCCAGGCGCTCGTTAAGCTCAGCGAGGTCAACGTCCTTACCGGCGCACAGGGAGAGATCCGCAGGGTCTGCAACAAGTTCAACTGATCCGCCATATGCCCATCCTTCGTGCAGAGCATAATGCATTTCGCGTTATTTTCTGGATAGGGTCATGGATCTGGTGGCAATTTTGACCCCATACGTACGTGTTTCATTCATTCGATTTTGATTTGCTATATGTACTCATTGCACATGTCATGCATTGGTACGGGTGGTTTCTGGAATTCTGGTTCAATTGTTTAGGATTTTTTCGTGTTGAATTCATATATAAGACAATCAGAGTGAACATTGTTTGAGCTTGTCAGATCTGTGTGGCTTCGTAAGTATACATCTTGTACTTGTCCATCCAGCCTTTCAAATTTGTCTCAAATTTGACATCTAAATAACAACATCCCAACAATCACTTCAGTGGGAGCTTGGATTGATCTTCGGATACATTTTGTAGATGGATATATCCAGAAAATGTTACATCCCTACAACGTACACATATGCAAGTAGTTGACTTCATTTAGAGATCACATTCCACAAAacttaaacggctgtgtgcatcctggttatgcagaggctggatgtaattgcttttcaAAACTAATAAAGCATactttatcaaaaaaaaattctGCAAAACTTAACGCTTGTGCTAGCGGTGGCGACTTCATGCAGAGCATATTGCATTTCTCTTTTGTTTCTGTATAGGGTCATCGATCTGGTGCCAGAGGAGCACGGATTACATCAAGCGATTCAAGTTCTGATTAGGATTGCCCACCAATTTAGTCTTCGTTAGAGAATCGATATCGCATTAGATTTATGTCATATCAAAACATGTGGTATGGCAAGTTTATGTTTAGGATTTTCTTTTCTCTAAACTGTGATTGTGTGGAATTTTCATGAGGTTTATAAATCAGTACTAGATTCGTTTTTACAAAAAGTTGTTGTCTGGGCGAGCTACAGTTTTTCTGCCTGATACTGTTTACTGCGTGATTTTTCATAAATTCTTGGAATGTCAGAACAATCTTAATTTTTTTGGTAAAATGCGTAATTACCTGTactacatgcacaaaaattggtgtTTGATTCCAACGTATTTTGGATGTCCAAAAAAAATCCGTTTCTACAGTAGTCGAAATCTGGACAGAATCTATCATGTTTTTGAACGGTGCTTGTTTCTTGTTATGTCAATTACTATGGTTGTTTGTTTATGTGATGTTTGTGTATTTGTATGGGTAGTGTTTCCTTTAGTTTCTATCTATCTATACTTACCTTTGCTGAACCAACAGATGCCTCCTCGACGTGCACGGACGGGGAGCAACAACAGTGGGAATAACAACCCCAATCCCGATGTGCGGCTGCTGATCAACGCACATGCACAGCTCATGCAGATAATAAATCAGTTCATAGCGAACCAGAAACAGAACAACAACATCCACCACAGCAACAACAATAATCCACCTCCAGGGATAGATATGCTCACAAGGTTCCTGAGGTTGAGACCTGCCAAGTTTTCTACTGCACTTGAGCCAATGATAGCATTGGACTGGCTGCGTGCTGTGGACAAGGACCTAGTGACAGTGGGATGTACCGAATCTgagtgatgcagcccgaccttcggtcttcacctcatcatgtgcttcatcgccaagacggaactcgacgacaagtacggagggaagagaggatgccatggaggcccgaggacgcaaggccgatgtcacggaagcatggaagagaaggagaaagaggagctggacgctccaggccggaacttccgcccctgatggccggaacttccgccccaccggaacttccgcccaagttccgcctttGTTCCGGAAACACGCCAAATACATCCCGGGGACAtactgcaaggaaattggccgtttccggaactaggccggaagttggccggaacttccggcccggccggaacttccgccccccaggaccggaacttccgccccggaccggaacttccgcccccaggagccggaacttccgccccccaggaccggaacttccgccccggaccggaacttccgcccccaggagccggaacttccgccccatcgaacctcagccagatttcagcccactttggcttgtaacttaccccttcatccccttgcctataaataggaacctacccccaccttcatgagggagagatgatgtttagatgaattggcttatgcctctattatcccttagtggatttgggaaacccccaccttaggttaattcctattgtaccacccgggttccgatcgaatcctattgtatctctttggcgacttctatcaagttggtcttttgcttgcacttctatcctttggatcttttgcttgcacttctatcgatttggtcttttcgcccttctagattcataggatctcgatacgtcgatctttttgcgggacttgtaccgaaaggtctttttcccttgcaacttctatcgagttggtggttcgggccaacgagaacaaaccgattgtgttgtgtgcgtgtgtttgtatcgtgttcttcgcgttcatccacttccccgcgaatccccctctgcaatcacactcacccgggtcaaaccgtgaagattgggcacaccctcgggcttagcccgcatcatatggtatctgagcaaaggttgccacggatttgaccctccgattccaccaatttcgtccaaaaaattgccaaaaaaaaattttccccaaaaaatagctcgaatttggatctcaggatttgttgcgttttttgtggttttggtccacagatcagttgtctttggtgttgatctatcatcaCTCCAATTTTCAGCCGTCAGTTCCACCGTTTTCCCCCTCAAATCCATCGTTTTCCCCCCATTTTTCCGCCCGAGTTCGTGCAGTTCATCGTCCAGATCTGAAAATCCGTGTATTTCCGGTACTTCCGCTCTCCG
It includes:
- the LOC127349317 gene encoding peroxidase 57-like; translated protein: MAHRRAAFLLAVALTVLGLATTQAQLQNGFYKGKCGANDVEAIVQGVVKARFSREPAVVAHLLRLQFHECGVNGCDGGLLIDGPGTEKTAPPNLSVKGYDLIADVKTELEKRCPGVVSCSDIEILATRDAVRLAGGNAYAVRTGRRDRRQSKAGDVNLPGPESTVAQATAFFGKLGLGQMDMVLLLGAHTVGVTHCSAIKSSRLYSYGGKAGATDPSLDPYYAFVYKNYVCPNKPSSDDTVVFLDDQWSALKVDKSFYKMLQKRRGVLSVDQNLYGYGAPTRWMVDMLANTENFSWLFPQALVKLSEVNVLTGAQGEIRRVCNKFN